The Coffea eugenioides isolate CCC68of chromosome 8, Ceug_1.0, whole genome shotgun sequence genome has a segment encoding these proteins:
- the LOC113779945 gene encoding pleiotropic drug resistance protein 1-like isoform X4: protein METAESFRLSSLRLSSSNLWTNTVVEEFSRSTREEEDEEAALKWAALERLPTFKRLRIGILEEEEGEKREIDVRKLGPLEKRSIVERLIKTAEEDNESFLLKFRERIDRVGIELPTIEVRFEHLNVEAEAYVGSRALPTIFNYSVNMFEGFLNYLHILPKRKKPFLILRDVSGIVKPGRMTLLLGPPSSGKTTLLLALAGKLHSDLKVSGTVTYNGHAMNGFVPQRSSAYISQHDLHIGELTVRETIAFSARCQGVGPRQEIGAELLRREKEANIKPDPDLDIYMQSLVLKGQEAHVATEYVLKILGLDVCADTLVGDQMIRGISGGQKKRVTTAEMLVGPAKALFMDEISTGLDSSTTFQIVNAINQFIHILGGTAVISLLQPPPETYELFDDIILLSDGEIVYQGPREDVLEFFEYMGFKCPERKGVADFLQEVTSKKDQEQYWIRRDEPYNFVSARQFSEAFQSFHVGSKLHDELTVPFDKSKGHPAALTTEKYGVGRMELLRACASREFLLMKRNAFVHIFKMAQLILIAMIFMTIFLRTEMHKSTITDGGIYMGALFFTLYAIMFNAFSELSLSILKLPVFYKQRDLLFFPAWAYSIPTWILKFPITLVQIAIWISLTYYVVGFDPDGGRFFRQFILLICIHQMSLGLFRFMAALGRDMIVANTFGAFTILAVLVLGGFILSRDDIKGWWIWGYWISPLMYGQNAISVNEFLGNSWRHVPEGFREPLGVSVLKSRGVFPEARWYWIGVGAVFGYVFLFNFLNTLALTYLNPIGKHQAVLSLEEKPNSGNPDEGDRSKKKGMVIPFEPLAMTFNDLRYAVDMPQEMKTRGISEDRLLLLKGVSGAFRPGILTALMGVSGAGKTTLMDVLAGRKTGGYIEGTITISGYPKKQETFTRVAGYCEQFDIHSPHVTVHESLQYSAWLRLPPDIDAEARKSFIEEVMKLVDLTPLREALVGLPGVNGLSTEQRKRLTIAVELVANPSIIFMDEPTSGLDARAAAIVMRTVRNTVDTGRTVVCTIHQPSIDIFDAFDELILLRRGGEEIYVGQLGRHSFNLIKYFEGINRVSKIKDGYNPATWMLEVTSIAQEAALGIDFAQLYKNSELYRRNKALIEELSKPAPGSKELYFPTQYPQPFYSQFLASLWKQHWSYWRNPRYSAVRLFYTVIIALMFGTIFWDLGTKRKKRQDLFNAMGSMYAAVLFIGILNSTSVQPIVATERTVFYRERAAGMYSAVPHALAQMVIELPYILVQAFSYGAIVYAMIGFEWTATKFFWYLFFMYITLLYYTFYGMMSVAVTPNQNIAAVVSSAFYAIWNLFSGFIIPRTRIPVWWRWYYYLCPVSWTLYGLVASQFGDIKEELDTGERVEDFIRSYFGFRHDFLGYVAVIIVGFAVLFGFAFAISIKLFNFQKR, encoded by the exons ATGGAAACTGCTGAATCTTTCAGACTCAGTAGCTTAAGGCTAAGCAGTTCCAACTTATGGACAAACACAGTCGTGGAAGAATTTTCGAGGTCTACACGAGAGGAAGAAGACGAAGAAGCAGCACTAAAATGGGCTGCTTTAGAGAGACTTCCAACATTCAAACGTCTGAGAATTGGCATACTAGAAGAAGAAGAGGGTGAGAAAAGAGAGATTGATGTGAGAAAGCTTGGACCTTTAGAGAAAAGGAGTATCGTAGAGAGGTTGATCAAAACTGCAGAGGAAGATAACGAAAGTTTTCTTTTGAAGTTCAGAGAACGCATTGACAG AGTCGGTATTGAGCTTCCAACTATTGAAGTTCGCTTTGAGCATCTAAATGTTGAAGCAGAAGCTTATGTTGGCAGTAGAGCACTGCCTACAATATTCAACTACTCAGTAAATATGTTTGAG GGATTCCTAAATTATCTCCATATCCTtccgaaaagaaagaaacccttTCTGATCCTCCGTGATGTCAGTGGAATTGTTAAACCTGGAAG AATGACACTGCTCTTAGGCCCTCCAAGTTCAGGGAAAACCACACTATTGCTAGCTCTGGCAGGAAAACTTCATTCTGATCTCAAA GTTTCTGGAACTGTGACATACAATGGCCACGCAATGAATGGGTTTGTTCCTCAAAGATCATCAGCCTATATAAGTCAGCATGATCTTCATATAGGAGAACTAACAGTGAGGGAAACAATAGCCTTTTCTGCAAGAtgccaaggagttggacctcgTCAAG AAATTGGGGCAGAACTTTtgagaagagaaaaggaagcAAATATTAAGCCAGACCCTGatcttgatatatata TGCAGTCATTAGTCCTCAAAGGGCAAGAGGCCCATGTTGCAACTGAGTATGTTCTGAAG ATTTTAGGACTTGATGTCTGTGCTGATACACTGGTGGGGGATCAAATGATACGAGGGATCTCCGGAGGACAAAAAAAACGTGTGACAACAG CGGAAATGCTGGTCGGACCAGCTAAGGCACTATTTATGGACGAGATATCTACTGGTTTGGACAGTTCAACAACTTTTCAGATAGTGAATGCAATCAATCAATTCATCCACATTCTCGGAGGAACTGCAGTCATCTCCCTCTTACAGCCTCCACCAGAAACTTATGAGTTATTTGATGACATAATTCTGCTATCAGACGGTGAAATTGTGTATCAGGGGCCCCGTGAAGATGTACTTGAATTCTTTGAATACATGGGTTTCAAATGCCCTGAGAGAAAAGGAGTTGCTGATTTCCTTCAAGAA GTAACTTCGAAGAAAGATCAAGAACAATACTGGATACGCAGAGATGAGCCTTACAATTTTGTTTCTGCTAGACAATTCTCAGAAGCATTTCAATCATTCCATGTTGGAAGTAAACTACATGATGAACTTACCGTTCCTTTTGATAAATCAAAAGGGCATCCTGCTGCTCTGACAACTGAAAAGTATGGAGTTGGCAGGATGGAGCTTCTGAGGGCCTGTGCATCCAGAGAATTCCTACTCATGAAGAGGAATGCATTTGTCCACATATTCAAGATGGCACAA CTTATTTTGATTGCAATGATCTTCATGACTATATTTCTGCGAACTGAGATGCACAAAAGTACCATAACAGATGGTGGAATTTACATGGGGGCCCTGTTTTTCACTTTATATGCAATCATGTTCAATGCATTCTCAGAGCTTTCCCTCAGTATTTTGAAGCTTCCTGTTTTCTACAAGCAACGAGACCTTCTCTTCTTCCCTGCATGGGCATATTCTATTCCTACGTGGATCCTCAAGTTCCCAATTACACTTGTTCAAATTGCCATTTGGATATCTTTGACTTATTACGTTGTAGGATTTGATCCTGATGGTGGAAG GTTTTTCAGACAGTTTATTCTTCTCATCTGCATTCACCAGATGTCCTTAGGACTCTTTCGCTTTATGGCTGCACTAGGAAGAGACATGATAGTTGCAAACACCTTTGGAGCATTCACAATACTTGCTGTACTTGTCCTAGGAGGATTCATTCTATCAAGAG ATGACATCAAAGGTTGGTGGATATGGGGTTACTGGATCTCACCTTTGATGTACGGGCAGAATGCTATTTCTGTAAATGAATTTCTAGGAAACAGTTGGAGACAT GTTCCTGAAGGTTTCAGGGAGCCACTAGGTGTTTCAGTCTTAAAGTCTCGTGGTGTTTTTCCAGAAGCACGGTGGTATTGGATAGGAGTAGGAGCCGTTTTTGGATATGTgttcctcttcaatttcctgAACACTTTGGCTCTTACATACCTCAACC CAATCGGAAAACATCAGGCGGTACTAtctttggaagaaaaaccaaaCAGTG GCAATCCTGATGAAGGTGATAGAAGCAAGAAGAAGGGAATGGTTATTCCCTTTGAACCTCTTGCTATGACCTTCAACGATTTAAGATATGCAGTAGATATGCCGCAG GAAATGAAAACTCGTGGTATATCTGAGGATCGGCTACTTCTCTTGAAGGGTGTCAGTGGAGCTTTTAGACCAGGGATTCTAACAGCTTTAATGGGCGTTAGTGGGGCTGGAAAAACTACCCTGATGGATGTATTAGCCGGTAGAAAAACAGGAGGATATATTGAAGGAACAATTACTATATCAGGTTAtccaaagaaacaagaaacaTTCACTCGTGTAGCAGGATACTGTGAGCAATTTGACATTCACTCTCCTCATGTTACTGTCCACGAGTCCTTGCAATACTCAGCATGGCTTCGACTGCCTCCTGACATCGATGCTGAAGCCAGAAAG TCATTCATTGAAGAAGTCATGAAGCTCGTGGATCTGACTCCACTTAGAGAAGCACTAGTTGGTTTGCCAGGAGTAAATGGTCTTTCAACTGAGCAACGAAAGAGGTTAACTATTGCGGTTGAACTAGTGGCCAATCCATCCATAATATTCATGGATGAGCCAACTTCAGGGCTGGATGCAAGGGCAGCTGCCATAGTGATGAGAACAGTAAGAAACACGGTTGATACAGGCCGAACTGTTGTGTGCACTATCCATCAGCCAAGCATTGACATCTTTGATGCTTTTGATGAG CTGATTCTCCTAAGACGAGGAGGAGAAGAAATATACGTTGGCCAACTAGGACGCCATTCATTTAATCTCATCAAATACTTTGAG GGGATTAATCGAGTCAGCAAAATAAAAGATGGTTATAACCCCGCGACTTGGATGTTGGAGGTGACATCAATTGCACAGGAAGCAGCTCTTGGAATTGATTTCGCACAGCTGTACAAGAACTCTGAACTGTATAG GAGGAACAAAGCATTAATAGAGGAACTGAGTAAACCTGCCCCTGGTTCTAAAGAATTATACTTCCCTACTCAGTATCCCCAGCCCTTTTACAGCCAATTCCTTGCTAGCCTCTGGAAGCAGCACTGGTCATACTGGCGAAATCCACGATACTCAGCAGTCAGACTTTTTTACACAGTAATCATTGCCTTAATGTTTGGAACAATATTCTGGGATCTTGGCACTAAAAG GAAAAAAAGACAAGATCTCTTTAACGCAATGGGCTCCATGTATGCGGCCGTTCTGTTTATCGGTATACTAAATTCTACATCAGTTCAACCAATTGTAGCCACTGAGAGAACAGTCTTTTACAGGGAAAGAGCTGCCGGAATGTATTCGGCTGTGCCACATGCTCTTGCACAG ATGGTGATTGAGCTGCCTTACATTCTCGTTCAAGCATTCAGCTATGGAGCTATTGTATATGCAATGATTGGCTTCGAATGGACAGCTACCAAGTTCTTTTGGTATCTGTTTTTCATGTATATTACCTTGTTATACTACACATTCTATGGGATGATGTCAGTGGCGGTAACACCCAACCAGAATATTGCTGCAGTAGTTTCATCAGCCTTTTACGCAATATGGAACCTTTTCTCAGGATTTATAATTCCTCGAACG AGAATTCCAGTGTGGTGGAGGTGGTACTATTACCtctgtcctgtctcctggacTTTGTATGGCTTAGTTGCTTCACAATTCGGAGACATAAAAGAGGAGCTTGATACAGGTGAAAGAGTGGAAGACTTCATTAGGAGCTACTTCGGATTCAGACATGACTTCTTGGGTTATGTTGCAGTAATCATTGTTGGATTTGCAGTGCTTTTCGGCTTCGCATTTGCCATCTCCATCAAGCTATTTAACTTCCAGAAAAGGTAA
- the LOC113779945 gene encoding pleiotropic drug resistance protein 1-like isoform X3, giving the protein METAESFRLSSLRLSSSNLWTNTVVEEFSRSTREEEDEEAALKWAALERLPTFKRLRIGILEEEEGEKREIDVRKLGPLEKRSIVERLIKTAEEDNESFLLKFRERIDRVGIELPTIEVRFEHLNVEAEAYVGSRALPTIFNYSVNMFEGFLNYLHILPKRKKPFLILRDVSGIVKPGRMTLLLGPPSSGKTTLLLALAGKLHSDLKVSGTVTYNGHAMNGFVPQRSSAYISQHDLHIGELTVRETIAFSARCQGVGPRQEIGAELLRREKEANIKPDPDLDIYMQSLVLKGQEAHVATEYVLKILGLDVCADTLVGDQMIRGISGGQKKRVTTAEMLVGPAKALFMDEISTGLDSSTTFQIVNAINQFIHILGGTAVISLLQPPPETYELFDDIILLSDGEIVYQGPREDVLEFFEYMGFKCPERKGVADFLQEVTSKKDQEQYWIRRDEPYNFVSARQFSEAFQSFHVGSKLHDELTVPFDKSKGHPAALTTEKYGVGRMELLRACASREFLLMKRNAFVHIFKMAQLILIAMIFMTIFLRTEMHKSTITDGGIYMGALFFTLYAIMFNAFSELSLSILKLPVFYKQRDLLFFPAWAYSIPTWILKFPITLVQIAIWISLTYYVVGFDPDGGRFFRQFILLICIHQMSLGLFRFMAALGRDMIVANTFGAFTILAVLVLGGFILSRDDIKGWWIWGYWISPLMYGQNAISVNEFLGNSWRHVPEGFREPLGVSVLKSRGVFPEARWYWIGVGAVFGYVFLFNFLNTLALTYLNPIGKHQAVLSLEEKPNSGAGKLEQLKSPGIGNPDEGDRSKKKGMVIPFEPLAMTFNDLRYAVDMPQEMKTRGISEDRLLLLKGVSGAFRPGILTALMGVSGAGKTTLMDVLAGRKTGGYIEGTITISGYPKKQETFTRVAGYCEQFDIHSPHVTVHESLQYSAWLRLPPDIDAEARKSFIEEVMKLVDLTPLREALVGLPGVNGLSTEQRKRLTIAVELVANPSIIFMDEPTSGLDARAAAIVMRTVRNTVDTGRTVVCTIHQPSIDIFDAFDELILLRRGGEEIYVGQLGRHSFNLIKYFEGINRVSKIKDGYNPATWMLEVTSIAQEAALGIDFAQLYKNSELYRRNKALIEELSKPAPGSKELYFPTQYPQPFYSQFLASLWKQHWSYWRNPRYSAVRLFYTVIIALMFGTIFWDLGTKRKKRQDLFNAMGSMYAAVLFIGILNSTSVQPIVATERTVFYRERAAGMYSAVPHALAQMVIELPYILVQAFSYGAIVYAMIGFEWTATKFFWYLFFMYITLLYYTFYGMMSVAVTPNQNIAAVVSSAFYAIWNLFSGFIIPRTRIPVWWRWYYYLCPVSWTLYGLVASQFGDIKEELDTGERVEDFIRSYFGFRHDFLGYVAVIIVGFAVLFGFAFAISIKLFNFQKR; this is encoded by the exons ATGGAAACTGCTGAATCTTTCAGACTCAGTAGCTTAAGGCTAAGCAGTTCCAACTTATGGACAAACACAGTCGTGGAAGAATTTTCGAGGTCTACACGAGAGGAAGAAGACGAAGAAGCAGCACTAAAATGGGCTGCTTTAGAGAGACTTCCAACATTCAAACGTCTGAGAATTGGCATACTAGAAGAAGAAGAGGGTGAGAAAAGAGAGATTGATGTGAGAAAGCTTGGACCTTTAGAGAAAAGGAGTATCGTAGAGAGGTTGATCAAAACTGCAGAGGAAGATAACGAAAGTTTTCTTTTGAAGTTCAGAGAACGCATTGACAG AGTCGGTATTGAGCTTCCAACTATTGAAGTTCGCTTTGAGCATCTAAATGTTGAAGCAGAAGCTTATGTTGGCAGTAGAGCACTGCCTACAATATTCAACTACTCAGTAAATATGTTTGAG GGATTCCTAAATTATCTCCATATCCTtccgaaaagaaagaaacccttTCTGATCCTCCGTGATGTCAGTGGAATTGTTAAACCTGGAAG AATGACACTGCTCTTAGGCCCTCCAAGTTCAGGGAAAACCACACTATTGCTAGCTCTGGCAGGAAAACTTCATTCTGATCTCAAA GTTTCTGGAACTGTGACATACAATGGCCACGCAATGAATGGGTTTGTTCCTCAAAGATCATCAGCCTATATAAGTCAGCATGATCTTCATATAGGAGAACTAACAGTGAGGGAAACAATAGCCTTTTCTGCAAGAtgccaaggagttggacctcgTCAAG AAATTGGGGCAGAACTTTtgagaagagaaaaggaagcAAATATTAAGCCAGACCCTGatcttgatatatata TGCAGTCATTAGTCCTCAAAGGGCAAGAGGCCCATGTTGCAACTGAGTATGTTCTGAAG ATTTTAGGACTTGATGTCTGTGCTGATACACTGGTGGGGGATCAAATGATACGAGGGATCTCCGGAGGACAAAAAAAACGTGTGACAACAG CGGAAATGCTGGTCGGACCAGCTAAGGCACTATTTATGGACGAGATATCTACTGGTTTGGACAGTTCAACAACTTTTCAGATAGTGAATGCAATCAATCAATTCATCCACATTCTCGGAGGAACTGCAGTCATCTCCCTCTTACAGCCTCCACCAGAAACTTATGAGTTATTTGATGACATAATTCTGCTATCAGACGGTGAAATTGTGTATCAGGGGCCCCGTGAAGATGTACTTGAATTCTTTGAATACATGGGTTTCAAATGCCCTGAGAGAAAAGGAGTTGCTGATTTCCTTCAAGAA GTAACTTCGAAGAAAGATCAAGAACAATACTGGATACGCAGAGATGAGCCTTACAATTTTGTTTCTGCTAGACAATTCTCAGAAGCATTTCAATCATTCCATGTTGGAAGTAAACTACATGATGAACTTACCGTTCCTTTTGATAAATCAAAAGGGCATCCTGCTGCTCTGACAACTGAAAAGTATGGAGTTGGCAGGATGGAGCTTCTGAGGGCCTGTGCATCCAGAGAATTCCTACTCATGAAGAGGAATGCATTTGTCCACATATTCAAGATGGCACAA CTTATTTTGATTGCAATGATCTTCATGACTATATTTCTGCGAACTGAGATGCACAAAAGTACCATAACAGATGGTGGAATTTACATGGGGGCCCTGTTTTTCACTTTATATGCAATCATGTTCAATGCATTCTCAGAGCTTTCCCTCAGTATTTTGAAGCTTCCTGTTTTCTACAAGCAACGAGACCTTCTCTTCTTCCCTGCATGGGCATATTCTATTCCTACGTGGATCCTCAAGTTCCCAATTACACTTGTTCAAATTGCCATTTGGATATCTTTGACTTATTACGTTGTAGGATTTGATCCTGATGGTGGAAG GTTTTTCAGACAGTTTATTCTTCTCATCTGCATTCACCAGATGTCCTTAGGACTCTTTCGCTTTATGGCTGCACTAGGAAGAGACATGATAGTTGCAAACACCTTTGGAGCATTCACAATACTTGCTGTACTTGTCCTAGGAGGATTCATTCTATCAAGAG ATGACATCAAAGGTTGGTGGATATGGGGTTACTGGATCTCACCTTTGATGTACGGGCAGAATGCTATTTCTGTAAATGAATTTCTAGGAAACAGTTGGAGACAT GTTCCTGAAGGTTTCAGGGAGCCACTAGGTGTTTCAGTCTTAAAGTCTCGTGGTGTTTTTCCAGAAGCACGGTGGTATTGGATAGGAGTAGGAGCCGTTTTTGGATATGTgttcctcttcaatttcctgAACACTTTGGCTCTTACATACCTCAACC CAATCGGAAAACATCAGGCGGTACTAtctttggaagaaaaaccaaaCAGTGGTGCTGGTAAATTAGAACA GTTGAAGTCTCCTGGAATAGGCAATCCTGATGAAGGTGATAGAAGCAAGAAGAAGGGAATGGTTATTCCCTTTGAACCTCTTGCTATGACCTTCAACGATTTAAGATATGCAGTAGATATGCCGCAG GAAATGAAAACTCGTGGTATATCTGAGGATCGGCTACTTCTCTTGAAGGGTGTCAGTGGAGCTTTTAGACCAGGGATTCTAACAGCTTTAATGGGCGTTAGTGGGGCTGGAAAAACTACCCTGATGGATGTATTAGCCGGTAGAAAAACAGGAGGATATATTGAAGGAACAATTACTATATCAGGTTAtccaaagaaacaagaaacaTTCACTCGTGTAGCAGGATACTGTGAGCAATTTGACATTCACTCTCCTCATGTTACTGTCCACGAGTCCTTGCAATACTCAGCATGGCTTCGACTGCCTCCTGACATCGATGCTGAAGCCAGAAAG TCATTCATTGAAGAAGTCATGAAGCTCGTGGATCTGACTCCACTTAGAGAAGCACTAGTTGGTTTGCCAGGAGTAAATGGTCTTTCAACTGAGCAACGAAAGAGGTTAACTATTGCGGTTGAACTAGTGGCCAATCCATCCATAATATTCATGGATGAGCCAACTTCAGGGCTGGATGCAAGGGCAGCTGCCATAGTGATGAGAACAGTAAGAAACACGGTTGATACAGGCCGAACTGTTGTGTGCACTATCCATCAGCCAAGCATTGACATCTTTGATGCTTTTGATGAG CTGATTCTCCTAAGACGAGGAGGAGAAGAAATATACGTTGGCCAACTAGGACGCCATTCATTTAATCTCATCAAATACTTTGAG GGGATTAATCGAGTCAGCAAAATAAAAGATGGTTATAACCCCGCGACTTGGATGTTGGAGGTGACATCAATTGCACAGGAAGCAGCTCTTGGAATTGATTTCGCACAGCTGTACAAGAACTCTGAACTGTATAG GAGGAACAAAGCATTAATAGAGGAACTGAGTAAACCTGCCCCTGGTTCTAAAGAATTATACTTCCCTACTCAGTATCCCCAGCCCTTTTACAGCCAATTCCTTGCTAGCCTCTGGAAGCAGCACTGGTCATACTGGCGAAATCCACGATACTCAGCAGTCAGACTTTTTTACACAGTAATCATTGCCTTAATGTTTGGAACAATATTCTGGGATCTTGGCACTAAAAG GAAAAAAAGACAAGATCTCTTTAACGCAATGGGCTCCATGTATGCGGCCGTTCTGTTTATCGGTATACTAAATTCTACATCAGTTCAACCAATTGTAGCCACTGAGAGAACAGTCTTTTACAGGGAAAGAGCTGCCGGAATGTATTCGGCTGTGCCACATGCTCTTGCACAG ATGGTGATTGAGCTGCCTTACATTCTCGTTCAAGCATTCAGCTATGGAGCTATTGTATATGCAATGATTGGCTTCGAATGGACAGCTACCAAGTTCTTTTGGTATCTGTTTTTCATGTATATTACCTTGTTATACTACACATTCTATGGGATGATGTCAGTGGCGGTAACACCCAACCAGAATATTGCTGCAGTAGTTTCATCAGCCTTTTACGCAATATGGAACCTTTTCTCAGGATTTATAATTCCTCGAACG AGAATTCCAGTGTGGTGGAGGTGGTACTATTACCtctgtcctgtctcctggacTTTGTATGGCTTAGTTGCTTCACAATTCGGAGACATAAAAGAGGAGCTTGATACAGGTGAAAGAGTGGAAGACTTCATTAGGAGCTACTTCGGATTCAGACATGACTTCTTGGGTTATGTTGCAGTAATCATTGTTGGATTTGCAGTGCTTTTCGGCTTCGCATTTGCCATCTCCATCAAGCTATTTAACTTCCAGAAAAGGTAA